In Cherax quadricarinatus isolate ZL_2023a chromosome 41, ASM3850222v1, whole genome shotgun sequence, the genomic stretch cagccgGCTGGTGAGTATGAATTGTGCCAGGGCGGTAAACGTAACTTCAATTCGGCTAGAGCCAGCCTCTCACCCCATTAGTTAACGAATAAGTCTGACAGTGAATCAGAGTGGCCGGGGACCATAAGCAACCACTCCCACCTGACTGCCAGTGCGGCTGGTATAGAGGAAAGGTAAAAAAATTGGTCGTGTGATGAACGCCGAATAAACTGAAActagacttaagaaatcgtaatgacacgattgcaatcgtgtcattacgatttcttaagtcatgttgacggcagtgaagggacttgagctagagttcgtcacggccacgctagctggagattcgtctgtaaaaacttgcatttgtggtcacagaggtgcctgtgctaactttcctatggtgtagaaatatacctagttggatgaatcttattgtggctagctggtctagtggctagcgcgacgggctggagttttgagactctatgaccgcgggttcaatcccggccgggggtatggtttaaactGAAACTAACTCGGCGCATACCGCAGCACTTACCGCAAAGCTCACCAGGGTATAAGTTACAAGTCTATGAGGAGTCTGTGTGTAAGAGTACTATGAAAAGTTTCGATGTAAGAGTACTAAGATGAGTCTGGGTATAGGAGTACTATGAGGAGTCTGGGACTTGGttgtaatagtttttttttttattttagttgaAATAGTACTCGAAAAATGTGGACAGTAGTCCTCGAAGTGAGACAAGTACATGTACCATTTTTCTTCTGGGGATCATTAAGCAATAAATCCTACagtaaaatttattattattgctgttattattagttgtagtattagtattatcatATTTTATTGAGAAATATATTAATGTGTTTGATTCGAGTAAGAGGAaaacagctccaattccttggatgaagagccctttacCATCACCGAGGAAATTACCCTCGGAATGCATTAACGTGAATTGCATTGCTGTCTGTCCCCAGGACACGCTTCGCAGGACATCACCAGGTTCACCCATCCTTCCAGCAGCAACCAAAGAGATACAAGCCACACCAAGCAACCACTCAAgccagcaagaggccacactcatcaccaagccagcaagaggccacactcatcaccaagccagcaagaggccacactcatcaccaagccagcaagaggccacactcaTCACCAAGCCACCCCTCAAGCCAGCATCCTGCCCAGGCATGAAGGTTATCGTAAGTTACTCTGCCACTCTGGGTATGAACGAACTGAAGGTAATGTGACACCCGACTGAAAGAAAAATTCTACTCTTCTTTTATCTTATTTactgcttcttcttcttattattattattattattattattatttcgcaCTTACCGAAATTATTTTCTGCTCAGTTATAATCACTTCACTATTGTTCTTAGAATGGTTACAATAGTTGGCTTAATGTAATTAAATAAGTGATACAAATTAAGTTCAGATTCATTACAGTTGTCATTTCATGCTGAATTAACAAGGATTCAAGAATGATGGGTGAGATATGCATCCCATCTCGCATGATAGTCCTCACATTAAGCTGATAGGATGGTCAAAAGAACTTGGTAAACTCCTGTCCAACTAGTACAAGTTAAAAGCGGTCTTCTCCATATGAACAAGATGAAATAaatcatggaacgggtgggggttgaacccgtggtgtggaaaataatttctcaaaatttatgctgtgtaaataaacatGATTAATACGTTACTATTGTTCTGTTGACTGCATTTTAAATAAGAGAATCGACAGGGAAGTTCTGCACCTGCGCTGACGAGCAGGGGGGAGTCGCCATTGTTTttttgaatgtggtacaggcaCGCTAATGTAATGTGCTtgattttcgtcgctctaggggttatattgggcttaaaacctctcaaataggaaccaaaattgttggatgtgcagtcctgcataatttgagcattaagcagttggacaggacagctccaggaacctcagataagtctatGTTGAGATTCTGGCCAGTTTTCTCTATATATTTAGACAGgttttttgagtatgatacacaataatctccagacaaattggtgagtgttatgattataaattctccttctgttatataaatgtgtatatgtaatcatttattaattttaatatacagtccacaaatttatattaaattttaccagaattcctggtgatgtacatttcatttgtaattaatataggtctagagcaacttgtggcgAGATAGATTATGGTATgtatcaaagggggacatttttttgcaACCTAGGTATcctaaattcctacttgtctctgtaactttgataattattatttatctttgttaccatttactggtatgtatctaatgagatacatccaggtaaatttaattttccacacgtGGCAAATGAGTCCTAAAGCTCACTGGGTCAGCTGGTTCTAATATATTTCATGCAGCTAGGTGTATTTCCATACATTtttatacctagctggatgaatcttattagacgTGCTGGtcaagtggttaacacactggcctgcgagttttaggattcactcgccatgggttcatatatcatccgttccctgatttgtttgcaatcgtgttattacgatttcgtgaaccaAGATAAAATCTATCACCTCTAAGCAAGGAACCATGTACACACACCACCGTCTGACACCGTAGATGAATTCCTTATTGCTCTATGACTCACAGTGATATGGCTCCTTAATACAACTCGTATATTAGTTTTTTCATTGCTCTGGGTTCAACATAAAGGTTTTCTTAGCACTGGCTTGCTCGGTTCTGTTCTATaaaatgtttttattttttgtcACTGTCAAGGCTGTATGAGATCCTGTAGGTATTTAGTTTAGTAGCAACAACAAAGATTTTGTTATATACGTCACTGACATCTCAAGACCATATATTCTCAAACAACATTGTTAAATAATATTTCTCTTAGTCTTACTCTCACGAGATATAATGTATATACGAACACGTTTTTAGtctttatataaatataaaatttaaatttCTTATAAATGTTAAATATAAATTTCCTATGATTCCTGCGAATAAACGCATCTAAATAATGGTGAGGGGACCAAAATATGCAATTTAGGTAAGAAAACTTTAACGTTCTCATTACGTGGACACAAACGCAACATCATTCACTTATCTGTAATATTTGGCTTTGCTAAGCAAAATGTCCTTCAAAGCTTTTTGCTTCTAAAACCTTCATATTTTAAACTACCTAACAGAGAAATAAGCAGAATTTTCATTACTTTCCATACTTTTAAGTGTAAAATCTGCCAAAAAACACAAACTTACAATCTCTCTTATACAGTTTGACCAACTGATCATTTTAGTATAAAGTGGTATATCATGTTAATTAAGTTATCCATTCAGAAAGTCAAGCTTTCTTTAAAAGCCTACACGTTATTAAAGAAAGTTTTCTTCTTTCTCGACTCAcgatgcctcggtgggagacgacaggTTTGTTAAAAAGACGTCACAATAGAGCTAACTCGCTGGAAATATTCTATCAAATCTAATGCAAAAAGTTACTTAGTTAAATCTGTTTTATTTCTATATGTGAATCTGACATTGTCCATTTTGCCAACTTTTGTGTAAATGAATAACTCACTTAAAATAATAAACGAAGTATTATACAATGATTATAAAAGTTAAGCAGATGTTATAGGTACATTAAAGTATGTTATTATAgtataatacaagataattgaaCCTACCATAATCTAAGTCAAGCAATGTGAATACACTTACCTTAAATTTTGGTTGTTGTTTAAGTAGCTTGACGTGAGTGGAGAAGCGTGGTGTGGCTCCACTGGGCGTCAGATGACGTGGATGAAGGACGAATGATGGGCTGTAGAAAGGTGCTGTAGTGAGGGGCTGTAGTGAGGTGCTGTAGTGAGGTGCTGTAGTGAGGGGCTGCAGTGAGGGGCTGTAGTGAGGTGCTGTAGTGAGGGGCTGTAGTGAGGGGCTGTAGTGAGGTGCTGTAGTGAGGGGCTGTAGTGAGGTGCTGTAGTGAGGTGCTGTAGTGAGGGGCTGTAGTGAGGTGCTGTAGTGAGGGGCTGTAGTGAGGTGCTGTAGTGAGGTGCTGTAGTGAGGGGCTGTAGTGAGGTGCTGTAGTGAGGGGCTGTAGTGAGGTGCTGTAGTGAGGGGCTGTAGTGaggtgctgtagtgagaggcTGTAGTGAGAGGCTGTAGTGaggtgctgtagtgagaggcTGTAGTGAGGTGCTGTAGTGAGGGGCTGTAGTGAGGTGCTGTAGTGAGGGGGCTGGAATTTGCAAATGATCTAAAATACTAAAAAATTAATTGACTACTCTTCAAATTTGCCGGAAACACATTTTCCAGTTCAAAAAATGAGAAAGCAGTGTATTCAACCAAGAACATGTTGATTCTGCCTTACCACGAGAACATTCTTGATACTCCATCTccacttaagaattttaatatcataGTTGTATATAAAAatgttgatacagtaaaaaaagaaATGATTAAGTATGTTAATCGATACTGAGACGACTGGTAGACAATATTTGGGAATAtatgaagagatacttctgagtaccccAGAcaaggacatttaaacggacataAAAagcactttcatttttcttttattaattaaaaaggcTACACAGAATAACAGCAATCCATATGTATAGTAGCCACTGAGAAACATTTTCTCAAGTCACTTGGCCTGTTTTAAGCAGCTAGAAAAAGGTTctatcttctaatttcatattCCTTGACTTCTCAAAACCCGGGGGCCCTCTCCTACCCtacatgggggggggggaggaacggggatggtggtggtgcgggtGGCACCGTTGGCTCACATTCTAAGAGAGGCTGTGGCAAGTGTCAAACCTGCACTGTGCTACTCTAAGGAAACTTCGCCTCCCTCCTTTAGTTGTTGCCTGTGTGATtgtttacatataatatatatatatatatatatatatatatatatatatatatatatatatatatatatatatatatatatatatatatatatatatatatattatatatatagggaagtaccatctctatggctggactggggaccctcatcctcagagaagacaataaacgtacctcagggaaaacttaaggttctccccggaactttttgaatattttcttctcaccaaggcagggctgcccataaaaagaaaaaattcatcattcactccaacactgtcttgccagaggcatgcctgcattacagttataaaagtgaaacattaacacccctccttcagagtgccggcactatacttcccatctcctggaatcaagtccggcctgccagtttccattcataaatgttaccatgcttacactccaacagcatgtcaattcctaaaaaccacttgtctctgtTTGCtcttaacatgctcatgcacgattgctagaagtccaagcccctcgcacaaaaaacctcctttaccccttccctacAACATTTCCTAGACCAGAGtctaccccgtcttccctccactgcagatttaaacactctcgaagttattctatttctttccatcctctctacatactCCAAACCTtccaataacccttcctcagccctctggataatagttttggtaatcccgcacctcctcctaatctccaagctacagattctctgcattatattcacaacacacattgccctcagatatgatatctccactgcctccagccttctccttgttgcaacattcacaacccatgcttcacacccatgtaagagcattggtataactatactcttatacattcccctctttgctttcacggATAACCTataatagttgtgtgtgtgtgtggtaataggtattggtggtgggggtagttgtATGGTTGGTGCTGGGATCAACAGGATCTCATCCCAGCAACTACCCGAACAGCGAGCTCGAGTTAGAGCCCAGGCGGCGGCTCTGTGGGTGGAGGTTGGCTAACAAGCTGAACAGTGTGTGCAAGGGCGTCTACAACAAACCCCAATATGCAGACAACCTTCTATACTACAGAGGCAGGCGAGGTGAGTCCAGCGGCCCTTGTCCCCTCCAAAAGTGCTCCAGTGTAGAAGAGTAAAATTCCTAATACCTTGCATAAAATAATTAACAACCCACAAACTAGAGAGAAACCTTAGCAGAATTACATATTCATTTTTGGAGAGCTATTATCTCGTGAAATAATAATGCGATATCGAGGACTGCCGAAACGCCTTGTAAGTTTTATCTCAACTTTATGGTTTGTTCAATGTTAAGAATGAAGATTATAATAATTCTCTCTCAACCTGAAAGCAGAATTTTAACATTTTATTTTGCATGCTGGTGTGCTACTCTGCCATGTGCACTAATACAGTCTTGTGTATCCACCAGTTGGCGGGAAGACTGggttgcagcagcagcctgaGGCGTTGAAGGAATTGTTTTCTGACGATGTAATTGTGATGGCGTCGCGGGGTCACTCAACGTCAACACCACCTGTCCTTCCCATTGTCTCCACGGACACTGCTGAACAAGACAACAGGGAACTCGAGGATCTCCTCAACATGCAACTTTCCCAGGATCCTTCTCAGTCTGCATCTCGCGAGAACGAAGACTCTAAGACCCACCTTCCATTCCTTACAAAGATGGAAGCCTTGCAGATGGTGAGGAATCGGCCACGCCCCAAGAGAGGTCTTTCGGCGGAGTGTTGTCAGAAAGTGTGTACCGTTTCAGAGCTAGTCGGATACTGCTACtgattacactggtcaacaatttttgaaaagttgtatgcttcttaaatgagattagttaattcttacgTATTTTCATGTCTGGAATCCatgcttattggctataggtttaaagatatgagacacataatatttgattattttattacaaCGTACGatatgtcagtatgttttaaactctaatccgtacctactctctgcctttttgcttgacgcttatagtggactgaagaatcatctcttgccaatgtccagcaatagtctgcaagcattatTGTgacccatttgccctggtaccatttttccatggttgaaatatcttggtgaaacctttcaccatattcgtcactaactgccccatCAAGACTTaaaagaacatgggatgtaacatgtcacttaaaatccactttttggactcacatttagacttttttccagctgtctacctggagggcataaCCCCCGGAGGGCATTCTGGggagaatgccctccaggtagacagctCGCTGGAAAAAAGCCTAAAtgcgagtccaaaaagtggattttaagtgacatgttacatcccatgttcttgtaagtcttgatgaggttttccatcaattcttcatagttgccatCCCTTCTGTTTCCGATAAATCTCTTCGACACTAACTTGAGTGCTACCCaggcagctttctcctccccctgaaggtctgattcaaagtcaccatctttaagaagctctgaaatctgaggaccattgaagactccctctcttatcgTAGTGTCgttcagtgaggggaattttgatagtaaatacttgaatccctgaccggatttgtccatagctttcgcaaagtttttcatgagccccagttttgtgtagtggtggtagtaaaattttgtttggttcagtgagaggtgaatgttgaacatttttcaccCCAGGCTCCAATGactgacgaggtggccagtctctcctgatgtagtgggaacctcttgcacggctgtcccattcacatagaaagcagcagtacttAGTGCATCCACCCAGCATGCCCATTACAAGAGCAACAACCTTTAAGTCACCACAGAGCTATCATTGATGTTCATCATATTCCATGCATTGCAACATATGCTTTATATTCTCATTAGTTTCTTTCATATGTGGTGCATAACCCTCAGGAACTGATGGTTTACCATTGCCGTTTTGCAGCAAGACAACTTTCAAGACTCGTTTTTGATGAATTTATGAACAGTCTCCAgtgtgtttggctaagaaaatcacctacctttcacctcaaaatataaactttcacagcacaaccaccttctatgactgctggaacaataatgaaggccagtcagactgtgagtgtggtaagaaacacactgccacaagcctttTGGAACCTGTTGTCACACGTAgctgtatattgaaaagtagagctaacaaacaattttaaccatgatatttatTATCAGTGatctaaaattagttggaaattgctactctgatCTAGGAatcattttggttgttgaccagtgttatactaGGGTAGAGCCTATCATGTATTACTCGCGAATAACAGTAGGAAGATTGAGCCTCCATCAATCCGCATGCTGAATAACCTCGAACAGTAAATACAGTAATGCTACTTAGATTACAAAAATGCAGATTCTCATCAGAAAGATCCCAAAACTGTTTTTATGTTTTCACAAAATAAAGAAAACTTGTTCAGATCACATCCCGACAAGATAAACTTAAGTAATCAGTCCCCGAATAAGATTTTTACACGAAAGGAAAAACATTCATAGAACTTTAAAACATCCCTGAAAAATTGACTCTGTGTAGATTTAGCATCAGATGATCCAAAGATACCAAGAACAGTATAAAAACATCTAT encodes the following:
- the LOC128695994 gene encoding uncharacterized protein, with amino-acid sequence MKVIVLVVGVVVWLVLGSTGSHPSNYPNSELELEPRRRLCGWRLANKLNSVCKGVYNKPQYADNLLYYRGRRVGGKTGLQQQPEALKELFSDDVIVMASRGHSTSTPPVLPIVSTDTAEQDNRELEDLLNMQLSQDPSQSASRENEDSKTHLPFLTKMEALQMVRNRPRPKRGLSAECCQKVCTVSELVGYCY